In one Nodosilinea sp. FACHB-141 genomic region, the following are encoded:
- a CDS encoding RidA family protein, protein MLEFMTLPNNLLPPVAPYSHAVRAGDFLFVTGQLAEDPATGEVVKGSIEDQTRRVMDNLALVLDHAGSGFNKVVMARVFVTDFRYYETVNAIYQSYFGDAPQPSRTTVGVTALAGYGDVEIDLIAYCGE, encoded by the coding sequence ATGCTGGAGTTTATGACCCTGCCCAACAACCTGCTGCCTCCGGTAGCTCCCTATTCCCACGCTGTGCGAGCGGGAGACTTTCTGTTTGTCACTGGCCAGCTAGCGGAAGATCCAGCTACAGGCGAAGTTGTCAAAGGCTCGATTGAGGACCAGACACGGCGGGTGATGGATAATTTGGCCCTAGTGCTCGACCACGCGGGCAGCGGTTTTAATAAAGTAGTCATGGCTAGAGTATTTGTCACCGACTTTCGCTATTACGAAACGGTGAACGCCATCTACCAATCTTACTTTGGCGATGCTCCCCAGCCCAGTCGCACAACCGTGGGGGTCACGGCATTGGCAGGCTATGGAGATGTTGAGATTGATCTGATTGCCTATTGTGGGGAGTGA
- a CDS encoding radical SAM protein, which yields MPTRPYLFYALTNGLCSRCLGKVEAKIVFQNGGVYLIKHCPTHGREEVLIADDEEYYRQTQAFIKPGDMPLKFNTPIRYGCPYDCGLCPDHEQHSCLTLIELTDRCNLSCPICYADSGAEEHNAAQQPRRHRSLAEIERMLDAVVANEGSPQVVQLSGGEPTLHPDFFKVLELVKARPIQHLMINTNGLRIAQDAEFCDRLSQYKTGTEIYLQFDSFEEKALRELRGADLRATRQQAIDRLNNLNLSTTLVVTLKKGLNDHEIGKIIDYALAQRCVRGVTFQPIQAAGRLEGFEAGRDRYTLTEVRRAILNQSPHFKPQDILPVPCHPDSLAMAYALKVKGKVTPLTGMFSTPTFVDMMPNSVLYEQDPQLKQKIFELFSTSHSPQSSANALKQLLCCLPQVPVPSGITYENIFRIMIVQFLDAYNFDVRSVKRSCIHIVHPDGRIIPFDTYNLFYREGSAGAAKLAEVQSATSPP from the coding sequence ATGCCCACCCGCCCCTACCTGTTCTACGCCCTCACCAACGGCCTGTGCTCTCGCTGCCTAGGCAAAGTCGAGGCCAAAATCGTCTTCCAAAACGGGGGCGTGTACCTAATCAAGCACTGCCCCACCCACGGGCGCGAAGAAGTCCTAATTGCCGACGACGAAGAGTATTACCGGCAAACCCAGGCGTTCATCAAACCAGGGGACATGCCTCTCAAGTTCAACACTCCCATCCGCTACGGTTGCCCCTACGACTGCGGCCTCTGCCCCGACCACGAGCAGCACAGCTGCCTGACGCTGATCGAGCTGACCGATCGCTGCAACCTGAGCTGCCCCATCTGCTATGCCGACTCCGGTGCCGAGGAGCACAATGCTGCCCAGCAGCCCCGCCGCCACCGCTCCCTGGCCGAGATCGAGCGCATGTTAGATGCAGTCGTCGCCAACGAGGGCAGTCCCCAAGTGGTGCAGCTCAGCGGCGGCGAACCCACCCTACATCCTGACTTCTTCAAAGTGCTGGAGTTGGTCAAGGCCCGACCGATTCAGCATTTGATGATCAACACCAACGGGCTGCGGATTGCTCAGGACGCAGAGTTCTGCGATCGCCTCTCCCAGTACAAAACCGGCACCGAAATCTATCTTCAATTCGACAGCTTTGAGGAAAAAGCTCTGCGCGAACTGCGAGGGGCAGACTTACGGGCCACGCGGCAGCAGGCGATCGATCGCCTCAACAACCTCAATCTTTCTACTACCCTAGTTGTCACCCTCAAGAAAGGGCTCAACGACCACGAAATTGGCAAAATCATTGACTACGCTCTGGCCCAGCGCTGTGTGCGAGGGGTGACATTTCAGCCCATTCAAGCGGCGGGCAGGCTAGAGGGGTTTGAGGCGGGGCGCGATCGCTACACCCTCACCGAGGTGCGCCGCGCCATTCTCAACCAAAGCCCACACTTCAAACCGCAGGATATTCTGCCAGTGCCCTGTCACCCCGACTCGCTGGCGATGGCCTACGCCCTCAAGGTCAAGGGCAAAGTAACTCCGCTGACGGGCATGTTCTCAACGCCGACGTTTGTGGACATGATGCCCAACTCGGTGCTCTACGAGCAAGACCCTCAGCTCAAGCAAAAAATCTTCGAGCTGTTTTCCACTAGCCACTCCCCGCAATCCTCTGCCAACGCGTTGAAGCAACTGCTCTGCTGCCTGCCCCAGGTACCAGTGCCCAGCGGCATTACCTACGAGAATATTTTTCGCATTATGATCGTGCAGTTTCTGGATGCCTACAACTTCGATGTGCGATCGGTGAAGCGATCGTGCATTCACATCGTCCATCCCGATGGTCGTATCATTCCCTTCGACACCTACAACCTGTTTTACCGGGAGGGCAGTGCCGGAGCCGCTAAACTGGCCGAAGTTCAGTCTGCTACCTCACCCCCATGA
- a CDS encoding prolipoprotein diacylglyceryl transferase translates to MVFPVYVGVGAFKLHPHFVFEVVAYGVAMGLLRRNVSRDAIPLSQRSSVVVGGLIGALVGAKLLVLLQHIDLLGSDWRSWLLLGLQGKTVVGALLGGLIGVELTKKWIGLTRSTGDAFVFPLLAGTAIGRVGCFLTGLSDRTYGTVTALPWGIDFGDGLPRHPTQLYEIGFLIALGMFLAWYRKGDPPNGRLFQLYLVGYLGFRFVVDFLKPDFQPLLGLSFIQLACLLGVAYGLYQLLWREVTVS, encoded by the coding sequence ATGGTGTTTCCGGTTTATGTGGGGGTGGGGGCGTTTAAGCTCCACCCCCATTTTGTGTTTGAGGTGGTGGCCTATGGGGTCGCCATGGGGCTGCTGCGCCGCAATGTCAGCAGAGATGCTATCCCCTTGAGTCAGCGTAGCTCAGTGGTGGTGGGTGGTCTGATCGGTGCGCTGGTGGGGGCAAAGCTGTTGGTACTGCTACAGCATATAGATTTGTTGGGGAGCGACTGGCGATCGTGGCTGCTGCTGGGCTTGCAGGGCAAAACAGTGGTAGGGGCACTGCTAGGCGGACTGATCGGCGTCGAGCTAACCAAAAAGTGGATTGGCCTAACGCGATCGACCGGCGATGCCTTTGTATTCCCGCTGTTGGCGGGGACGGCAATCGGGCGGGTGGGATGCTTTTTGACCGGGCTGAGCGATCGCACCTACGGCACCGTCACGGCCCTACCCTGGGGCATCGACTTTGGCGATGGCCTGCCCCGCCACCCCACCCAGCTCTACGAAATTGGGTTCTTAATTGCCTTGGGCATGTTTCTAGCCTGGTATCGCAAAGGTGATCCTCCCAACGGCAGACTGTTTCAGCTCTATCTAGTCGGCTACCTTGGCTTTCGCTTTGTTGTTGATTTTCTTAAACCCGACTTTCAACCGCTCTTGGGGCTAAGCTTTATTCAACTCGCCTGCCTGCTGGGAGTAGCCTACGGGTTATATCAGCTTTTGTGGCGGGAGGTCACAGTTTCGTAG
- a CDS encoding argininosuccinate synthase, which yields MGRAEKVVLAYSGGVDTTVCIPYLINEWGVKEVITLAADLGQGDELEPIRVKALNAGVKESLVADLTEEFITDYAFPAIQANALYENRYPLSTALARPLIAKALVEAADRYGADAVAHGCTGKGNDQVRFDVAIAALNPGLKVLAPAREWGMGREETIAYGEKMGLAFPVKKSSPYSIDRNLLGRSIEAGPLENPMTEPLEEVFLMTEAIENTPNEPEYIDIGFTKGLPTSLNGKALSPVDLITQLNEIAGRHGVGRIDMIENRLVGIKSREIYEAPALLVLIDAHRDLESLTLTADVTQYKRGIEETYSRLVYNGLWYSPLKLALDAFIQQTQERVSGTVRVKLFKGTNRVVGRESNLALYSDALATYSSDDAFDHKAAEGFIYVWGLPTRVWSEKMRG from the coding sequence ATGGGTCGCGCAGAGAAAGTTGTCCTAGCCTATTCCGGTGGCGTCGATACCACCGTCTGTATTCCCTACCTGATAAACGAGTGGGGCGTAAAAGAGGTGATTACCCTGGCGGCAGACCTAGGCCAGGGCGACGAGCTAGAACCGATTCGCGTCAAAGCGCTGAATGCCGGGGTGAAAGAATCCCTAGTCGCCGACCTGACCGAAGAATTTATTACCGACTACGCCTTCCCAGCCATTCAGGCCAACGCTCTGTACGAAAACCGCTATCCTCTCTCCACCGCCCTGGCTCGCCCGCTGATTGCCAAAGCCCTGGTAGAGGCAGCCGATCGCTACGGGGCTGATGCCGTCGCCCACGGCTGCACCGGCAAAGGCAACGACCAGGTGCGCTTTGACGTGGCGATCGCCGCCCTTAATCCCGGCCTCAAGGTGCTGGCCCCCGCCCGCGAGTGGGGCATGGGCCGCGAAGAGACCATTGCCTACGGCGAAAAAATGGGCCTCGCCTTCCCGGTGAAAAAATCTAGCCCCTATTCTATTGACCGCAACCTGCTGGGCCGCAGCATCGAGGCCGGGCCGCTCGAAAACCCCATGACCGAGCCCCTGGAAGAAGTGTTTTTGATGACAGAAGCGATCGAAAACACCCCCAATGAACCGGAATATATCGACATTGGCTTCACCAAGGGACTGCCCACCAGCCTTAATGGCAAAGCCCTCAGCCCGGTAGATCTGATTACGCAGCTGAATGAAATTGCCGGTCGACACGGCGTAGGCCGCATCGACATGATCGAAAATCGCCTCGTGGGCATCAAGTCGCGCGAAATTTACGAAGCCCCCGCCCTGCTGGTGCTAATCGACGCCCACCGCGACCTAGAGAGCCTCACCCTCACCGCCGATGTCACCCAGTACAAGCGCGGCATCGAAGAAACCTACAGCCGCCTGGTCTACAACGGCCTCTGGTATAGCCCCCTCAAGCTAGCCCTCGACGCCTTCATTCAGCAGACTCAGGAGCGGGTCAGCGGCACCGTGCGGGTGAAGCTGTTTAAGGGCACCAATCGGGTAGTGGGTCGCGAATCTAACCTAGCCCTATACAGCGATGCCCTGGCCACCTACAGCTCCGACGACGCCTTTGACCACAAGGCTGCCGAGGGCTTTATCTATGTGTGGGGCCTACCCACCCGCGTCTGGTCTGAGAAAATGCGCGGTTAG
- the mazG gene encoding nucleoside triphosphate pyrophosphohydrolase — translation MVSAPFSSDIPSDISSSHRAAILAALERLIDVIAQLRHPETGCPWDLAQTPTSLIPYVIEEAYEVVDAIQVGEKDAIAEELGDLLLQVVLQSQVASDNDDFDLGTVATGIADKLVRRHPHIFGDASGETPEEVSQNWDRIKAEEKGIPHDPHKLSPKLTKYSRTLPPLMAASKISVKAAKAGFEWETVDDVWDKFHEELDEFRQALAHEPKENQQAELGDLLFTLVNLARWYDLDPSEALQSTNRRFIQRFELVEAVAEKPLADYSIQELEELWQRAKAHLAKPEG, via the coding sequence ATGGTTTCTGCGCCTTTCTCTTCCGACATCCCGTCCGATATTTCTTCTAGTCATCGCGCCGCCATTCTCGCTGCCCTGGAGCGACTAATCGATGTGATTGCCCAGCTGCGCCATCCCGAAACTGGCTGCCCATGGGACTTAGCCCAAACCCCCACCAGCCTTATCCCTTACGTGATTGAAGAAGCCTATGAGGTGGTCGATGCTATTCAGGTGGGAGAAAAGGATGCGATCGCAGAAGAACTTGGCGACCTGCTGCTCCAGGTGGTGCTCCAGTCCCAGGTGGCCAGCGACAACGATGACTTTGACCTGGGCACCGTCGCCACCGGCATCGCCGACAAACTGGTGCGCCGCCATCCCCACATCTTTGGCGATGCCTCAGGCGAAACCCCTGAAGAAGTCAGCCAAAACTGGGACCGCATCAAAGCTGAAGAAAAAGGCATTCCCCACGACCCCCACAAGTTGTCACCCAAGCTGACCAAATATAGTCGCACCCTGCCGCCGCTGATGGCCGCCAGCAAAATCTCCGTCAAAGCCGCCAAGGCTGGGTTCGAGTGGGAAACCGTTGACGACGTTTGGGACAAATTCCACGAAGAGCTGGACGAATTTCGCCAGGCCCTGGCCCATGAGCCTAAGGAAAATCAGCAGGCGGAGCTTGGCGATCTGCTGTTTACCCTGGTTAACCTGGCCCGCTGGTACGACCTCGACCCTTCCGAGGCGTTGCAGAGCACCAACCGCCGATTTATCCAGCGCTTTGAGCTGGTGGAAGCAGTAGCGGAGAAGCCTCTGGCTGACTATTCAATTCAGGAGCTAGAAGAGCTGTGGCAGCGGGCGAAGGCGCACTTGGCTAAGCCTGAAGGCTAG
- the cofG gene encoding 7,8-didemethyl-8-hydroxy-5-deazariboflavin synthase subunit CofG, translating to MDQAGVVNSISDLLTPNRSHRVVTYSRAYTLVPTYECFNRCTYCNFRVDPGQSPWLSLEHVAQQLPILRSQGVCEVLVLSGEVAPHSPRRDGWFRHIYQICELALEAGLLPHTNAGPLSRDEMAQLRQVNVSMGLMVEQVTPKLLDTVHRHAPSKRPEVRLQQLTWAGELGVPFTTGLLLGLGESEADWVDSLRAIATIQTRHGHIQEVILQPHSPGQQQLQPGMALDEAALVRAVHLAREFLPPEVTIQIPPNLVSHKGLLDCLTAGARDLGGISPMDEVNPDYEHPTPESLEAAIAPSSWQLQPRLPIYPQYDTWLPDPLQSLVKAWRNSLNNL from the coding sequence ATGGATCAGGCGGGGGTAGTTAACTCGATCAGCGATTTGTTGACGCCGAACAGGTCGCATCGGGTGGTCACTTACAGCCGGGCCTACACCTTAGTGCCCACCTACGAGTGCTTCAACCGCTGCACCTACTGCAACTTTCGGGTTGACCCCGGTCAGTCACCCTGGCTGAGTTTAGAGCATGTGGCTCAACAGCTGCCCATTCTGCGCAGTCAGGGGGTGTGCGAGGTGCTGGTGCTCAGCGGTGAGGTGGCTCCCCATAGCCCTCGCCGCGATGGATGGTTTCGTCACATCTACCAAATCTGTGAGCTGGCCTTAGAGGCCGGGCTGCTGCCCCACACCAACGCTGGCCCCCTGAGCCGCGATGAAATGGCGCAGCTGCGGCAGGTGAATGTGTCAATGGGCCTCATGGTTGAGCAAGTAACGCCGAAGCTGCTCGATACCGTTCACCGCCATGCCCCTAGCAAGCGCCCTGAAGTGCGGTTGCAACAGTTAACCTGGGCTGGAGAGCTAGGAGTTCCCTTTACCACCGGTCTGCTGCTGGGGCTGGGGGAGAGTGAGGCTGACTGGGTAGATTCGCTGCGGGCGATCGCCACCATTCAAACTCGCCATGGCCACATTCAAGAGGTCATTCTGCAACCCCACAGCCCTGGGCAACAGCAGCTTCAGCCGGGTATGGCGCTCGATGAAGCAGCGTTGGTGAGAGCTGTGCATCTGGCGAGGGAATTCCTGCCCCCGGAAGTCACTATTCAAATTCCGCCCAATTTGGTCAGTCACAAAGGACTGCTGGATTGTTTAACCGCAGGCGCTAGGGATCTGGGCGGCATTAGCCCAATGGATGAGGTGAACCCTGATTATGAGCACCCCACACCAGAATCGCTGGAGGCTGCGATCGCCCCCTCTAGCTGGCAGCTTCAACCTCGCCTGCCCATTTATCCCCAGTACGATACTTGGCTACCCGATCCGCTGCAGTCTTTAGTAAAAGCTTGGCGCAACTCACTTAACAATCTTTGA
- a CDS encoding rhodanese-like domain-containing protein → MKRFFGLLPKPSPLRPESRVYDLKERLDWGEPALTIIDVRDRTDFNESHITGAISMPADSLLATAASCFEVTRDLYIYSNTDDEAAAVAEQLREVGFSKVAIVRGGVAAWKAAGFPIEMVTVEVA, encoded by the coding sequence ATGAAACGCTTTTTTGGCTTGCTGCCTAAGCCTTCGCCTCTGCGGCCTGAGTCTCGTGTCTATGATCTAAAGGAACGGCTGGACTGGGGCGAACCGGCGCTAACCATTATTGACGTCCGCGATCGCACCGACTTTAACGAGAGCCACATCACCGGCGCAATTTCGATGCCTGCCGACTCGCTACTAGCCACAGCCGCTAGCTGCTTCGAGGTCACCCGCGATCTCTATATCTATAGCAACACCGATGATGAAGCCGCCGCTGTGGCCGAGCAGCTACGGGAGGTAGGCTTCTCCAAAGTCGCCATTGTGAGAGGCGGGGTTGCTGCATGGAAGGCGGCGGGCTTCCCGATCGAGATGGTGACGGTGGAAGTAGCTTAA
- the mutL gene encoding DNA mismatch repair endonuclease MutL translates to MPRRIQLLPGDVIHSIAAGEVIDSLAAVVRELIENALDAQATHITLALWPDQGRVQVADNGTAMALENLHQAAIPHSTSKIRTQADLWQVNSLGFRGEALHSLAQVAQLEICSRAPGAESGWRVTYSAQGEPLETVPAALAQGTVVTVTDLFEAWPARRERLPTMARQLSQVQNIIRHCALAHPTVTWAVQLSDRPWLAFTPSPTTKGLVPQLLRAVSESDLQDGWQAAPWAVSEESTLENLPLKAGVYGLIGLPDRCHRPRPDWVKVAVNGRVVTVPELEQSIVNVFRHTLPRHRYPLAFVHLTVPPSDIDWNRRPDKSTLYLHRLEDWTALCQSHVATLLGQHTETLTDANQQRVTQLLKTAEPSSPYGVAELSDELPYRERPGSLRAIAQVHNRYILAEQTDGLCLIEQHIAHERVLYERLQAQWQLVPLATPVVLEGLTENQLEQLQRLGLNPEEFGPNRWAIRAAPAPLRDRDDLPDALLELSLGGNLDTAQVAIACRTAIRNGTPLDLATLQTLLDDWQQTRNPRTCPHGRPICLTLSETSLARFFRRHWLIGKSHGI, encoded by the coding sequence GTGCCCCGCCGCATCCAGCTGTTGCCTGGAGATGTCATTCACAGTATCGCCGCCGGAGAAGTCATCGACTCTTTGGCAGCGGTTGTGCGCGAGCTAATTGAAAACGCTCTCGATGCTCAGGCTACGCATATTACCCTCGCCCTCTGGCCTGACCAGGGCCGGGTGCAGGTGGCTGACAACGGCACCGCCATGGCGCTGGAGAATTTGCACCAAGCTGCCATCCCCCACAGCACCAGCAAGATTCGCACCCAGGCTGATCTGTGGCAGGTCAATAGTCTGGGGTTTCGCGGCGAAGCCCTGCACAGCCTGGCTCAGGTCGCTCAGTTGGAGATTTGCAGTCGCGCTCCCGGTGCAGAGTCGGGCTGGCGCGTCACCTATTCAGCCCAGGGAGAACCGCTAGAGACCGTCCCAGCCGCCCTCGCCCAAGGCACTGTGGTGACGGTCACCGATCTTTTTGAGGCTTGGCCCGCTCGTCGGGAGCGATTGCCAACCATGGCTCGCCAGCTTAGCCAGGTGCAAAACATCATTCGCCACTGTGCCTTGGCTCATCCAACGGTGACTTGGGCGGTGCAGCTAAGCGATCGCCCCTGGCTCGCCTTCACGCCCAGCCCTACCACCAAGGGCCTCGTTCCTCAACTGCTCCGGGCCGTCAGCGAAAGCGATTTGCAAGACGGCTGGCAGGCTGCCCCCTGGGCCGTAAGTGAAGAGAGCACCTTAGAAAATCTTCCTCTAAAAGCAGGTGTCTATGGTCTTATTGGTCTGCCCGATCGCTGCCATCGCCCCCGCCCCGACTGGGTTAAGGTCGCGGTCAATGGGCGGGTTGTAACGGTCCCCGAGCTAGAGCAGTCTATTGTGAATGTCTTTCGCCATACCCTGCCCCGCCACCGCTACCCCCTAGCGTTTGTGCACCTCACTGTGCCCCCCAGCGACATCGACTGGAACCGCCGCCCCGACAAATCGACCCTCTACCTGCACCGGCTCGAAGACTGGACCGCACTCTGCCAAAGCCACGTGGCTACGCTTTTAGGGCAGCATACCGAAACCCTGACTGATGCAAACCAGCAGCGCGTTACCCAATTGCTTAAGACAGCGGAACCGAGTAGCCCCTACGGTGTTGCAGAACTATCCGATGAGTTGCCTTATCGCGAGCGTCCGGGAAGTTTGCGGGCGATCGCCCAGGTTCACAACCGCTACATTTTGGCTGAACAGACCGACGGCCTTTGCCTGATCGAGCAGCACATTGCTCACGAGCGCGTTCTCTACGAGCGGCTGCAAGCTCAGTGGCAGCTGGTGCCGTTAGCCACCCCTGTTGTGCTGGAAGGGCTGACTGAAAATCAGCTAGAACAGCTTCAAAGACTAGGCCTGAACCCCGAGGAGTTTGGCCCAAATCGCTGGGCTATACGAGCCGCGCCAGCTCCCTTGCGCGATCGCGATGACCTGCCCGATGCCCTGCTCGAACTTAGCCTCGGCGGCAATCTAGATACGGCTCAAGTGGCGATCGCCTGCCGCACCGCCATTCGCAACGGCACGCCGCTCGATCTCGCCACTCTGCAAACCCTGCTCGACGACTGGCAGCAAACCCGCAACCCCCGCACCTGCCCACACGGCCGACCCATCTGCCTGACGCTAAGCGAGACTAGCCTAGCCCGCTTCTTCCGCCGCCACTGGCTAATCGGCAAAAGTCACGGCATCTAG
- a CDS encoding glutathione S-transferase family protein → MTTAPLSWSALEEMADFSVDYVNGPTNAQSRLRLFGQPESAVRVTLYRDNHAWCPYCQKVWLWLEEKQVPYRIEKVTMFCYGEKEAWYKRKVPSGMLPALELDGRMITESDDILLALEQAFGPLQWGMKDPAVVPLRQLERLLFRAWCMWLCQPARSPAADQRAGEQFGGVVQRVEQALSTHPGPFFLPEFSTGDVVFVPYVERMNASLYYYKGYLLREENPRLKDWFDGLESRSTYRGTQSDFHTHVHDLPPQMGGCYENDLTQTRRNQAQVDLGPWFGLPDVAYPEPETSRVEALTRVVKHRDNVIKVNPAANDVIDLALRCALTCLITGEPCEPPAGAELGLRYLRDRINVPRDMSIYAAKRLREALESTAALTGEAQPDPLPTRHRRDQDPVNFAA, encoded by the coding sequence ATGACAACTGCTCCCCTCAGCTGGTCGGCCCTGGAAGAAATGGCCGACTTTTCTGTTGACTATGTCAACGGCCCTACCAATGCCCAGTCTCGGCTACGCCTGTTTGGCCAGCCTGAGTCGGCAGTGCGGGTCACCCTCTACCGCGACAACCACGCCTGGTGCCCCTATTGCCAAAAAGTATGGCTGTGGTTGGAAGAAAAGCAGGTGCCTTACCGCATCGAAAAGGTCACCATGTTTTGCTACGGCGAAAAAGAAGCTTGGTACAAACGCAAGGTACCTTCGGGTATGCTGCCTGCCCTGGAGTTAGACGGGCGGATGATTACTGAAAGCGATGACATTTTGCTAGCGCTGGAGCAGGCTTTCGGGCCGTTGCAGTGGGGCATGAAAGACCCAGCGGTGGTGCCCCTGCGGCAGCTAGAGCGACTACTGTTTCGGGCTTGGTGCATGTGGCTGTGCCAACCAGCGCGATCGCCGGCAGCAGACCAGCGCGCGGGTGAGCAGTTTGGGGGAGTAGTGCAACGGGTAGAGCAGGCGCTGTCTACCCATCCCGGCCCCTTCTTTTTGCCGGAGTTTAGCACTGGCGACGTGGTGTTTGTGCCCTACGTGGAGCGCATGAATGCCAGCCTCTATTACTACAAAGGCTACTTACTGCGCGAGGAGAACCCCCGACTCAAGGACTGGTTTGATGGGTTAGAGAGCCGCTCGACCTATCGCGGCACCCAGAGCGACTTTCACACTCACGTGCACGATCTGCCGCCGCAGATGGGGGGCTGCTACGAGAATGATTTGACTCAGACCCGGCGCAACCAGGCCCAGGTTGATCTCGGCCCCTGGTTTGGCCTGCCCGACGTGGCTTATCCAGAGCCAGAGACCTCCCGCGTTGAGGCCCTAACTCGCGTAGTAAAGCATCGAGACAACGTGATTAAGGTGAACCCTGCCGCTAATGATGTGATTGATCTGGCCCTGCGCTGTGCGTTGACTTGTCTGATAACGGGGGAGCCCTGTGAGCCTCCGGCTGGGGCTGAGCTAGGGCTGCGGTACCTGCGCGATCGCATCAATGTCCCCCGCGATATGTCGATCTACGCCGCCAAGCGCCTGCGCGAAGCTCTGGAGTCCACCGCTGCCCTAACAGGAGAGGCCCAGCCCGATCCGTTGCCGACTCGCCACCGCCGCGACCAAGACCCAGTGAACTTTGCTGCATAG